A portion of the Luxibacter massiliensis genome contains these proteins:
- a CDS encoding L-threonylcarbamoyladenylate synthase → MNTIIKKIDKNEIDEKIIEEAGNMIKQGGLVAFPTETVYGLGANALDEEAARKTYAAKGRPSDNPLIVHIADVRALGKIAVNIPAAAEKLAFHFWPGPLTMIFEKSGIVPYGTTGGLDTVAVRMPSDLVARELILASGGYVSAPSANTSGRPSPTTAEHVAGDLGGRIDMILDGGNVEIGLESTILDMTVAPPMILRPGAVTVDMLEDVIGPVSVDETILGSESSQPPKAPGMKYRHYAPRAKLIIIEGNLKEEILAIRQLAYEAHREGRTVGIIATNESVPLYTHGIVKNIGTRENEKTIARNLYGVLREFDGEDIDTIYSESFAVQGIGSAIMNRLEKAAGHLRLPAAPIVKQQRYRRIVFLSNTDTSRGPMAAELLRQQDLEQEYAVCSRGLVVLFPEPANQKAEAIMKSWQLSLEGHTSVAFSEEDLQEDTLILTMDENQKWKVVSAYENIKNVYTLNEFIEEDIEIPNPYGQPLTAYGECYEKISILIKKLTYKLNSFTKGGK, encoded by the coding sequence ATGAATACAATAATAAAAAAAATAGATAAAAATGAAATAGATGAAAAGATAATAGAGGAAGCAGGGAATATGATCAAACAAGGCGGCCTTGTTGCTTTTCCCACTGAGACGGTCTATGGGCTTGGGGCCAATGCACTGGATGAGGAAGCGGCAAGAAAAACTTATGCCGCCAAAGGGCGGCCGTCAGATAATCCTCTGATTGTGCATATCGCCGATGTCCGGGCACTGGGTAAGATCGCTGTAAATATACCTGCGGCGGCAGAAAAGCTGGCCTTCCATTTTTGGCCTGGGCCTCTTACAATGATTTTTGAAAAAAGCGGTATTGTCCCATATGGAACGACTGGAGGACTGGATACAGTGGCTGTCCGTATGCCAAGTGACCTGGTGGCCAGGGAGTTGATTCTTGCATCAGGCGGCTATGTATCTGCCCCAAGTGCAAATACATCAGGCCGCCCAAGTCCTACTACAGCAGAGCATGTGGCGGGAGATCTGGGCGGCCGTATAGATATGATACTGGATGGCGGAAATGTGGAGATAGGATTGGAGTCTACCATTCTGGATATGACAGTCGCCCCCCCTATGATCCTTAGGCCGGGAGCGGTCACTGTGGATATGCTTGAGGACGTCATAGGGCCGGTCAGTGTAGATGAAACTATATTAGGAAGCGAGAGCAGCCAGCCGCCTAAGGCTCCTGGAATGAAATACAGGCACTATGCGCCCCGTGCCAAGCTGATTATTATAGAAGGGAACTTGAAGGAGGAGATACTTGCCATCCGCCAGCTTGCCTATGAAGCACACCGTGAGGGAAGGACTGTGGGGATTATAGCTACAAATGAATCTGTTCCCCTCTACACCCATGGAATTGTAAAGAATATAGGCACCCGGGAAAATGAGAAAACAATAGCTAGGAATTTATATGGGGTTCTGCGTGAATTTGACGGGGAAGATATAGACACAATCTACAGTGAATCATTTGCAGTCCAGGGGATTGGAAGTGCGATTATGAACCGCCTGGAAAAGGCTGCAGGGCATTTGAGGCTTCCGGCGGCGCCGATCGTAAAACAGCAGAGGTACAGAAGAATTGTATTTCTCAGCAATACAGATACAAGCAGAGGGCCTATGGCAGCAGAGCTTTTAAGGCAGCAAGACCTTGAGCAGGAGTATGCGGTCTGCTCCAGGGGACTAGTGGTCCTGTTTCCGGAGCCTGCCAACCAGAAGGCGGAGGCTATTATGAAGAGTTGGCAGCTAAGCCTTGAAGGGCACACTTCAGTTGCGTTTTCAGAGGAGGACCTGCAGGAGGATACACTCATACTGACTATGGATGAAAACCAAAAATGGAAAGTAGTATCTGCGTATGAAAACATTAAGAACGTTTATACTTTAAATGAATTTATTGAGGAGGATATAGAAATCCCAAACCCATATGGACAGCCTCTCACTGCATATGGGGAATGCTATGAAAAAATATCTATATTAATAAAAAAATTAACTTATAAACTTAATTCTTTTACTAAGGGAGGAAAATGA
- a CDS encoding pro-sigmaK processing inhibitor BofA family protein yields the protein MENKLTSVIVNFVMRAIIGMGLIYFINQYMLPDENTLNVGLNAVSFLTTGSLGIPGVCLLYGILFYQTL from the coding sequence ATGGAAAATAAGCTGACATCTGTGATTGTAAATTTTGTAATGCGTGCAATTATAGGGATGGGATTGATTTATTTTATTAACCAGTATATGCTTCCTGACGAAAATACATTGAATGTGGGGTTGAATGCAGTTTCCTTTTTGACAACTGGGAGTCTTGGGATTCCCGGGGTTTGTTTGCTTTATGGCATTTTATTTTATCAGACCTTGTAA
- a CDS encoding CpaF family protein produces MNLIGQMYDRVLEQMDMSREMEEDELQELIHLVLNEAGQERYLPLQEKIRLSRELFNAFRKLDILQDLIEDEEITEIMINGTENIFFEKGGRLFQSERHFLSLSRLEDVIQQIVSGTNRYVNESSPIADARLEDGSRVNVVLRPVAVNGPIMTIRKFPKEKVTMEQLISWGSVSEEAVEFLKILVCSKYNIFVSGGTGSGKTTFLNALSDYIPKDERIITVEDNAELQIKGVPNLVRLEARNANLEGEGAVSIRDLIKSALRMRPDRIIVGEVRGDETVDMISSAMLNGHSGSMSTGHANNPADMLHRLETMMMMGIDMPLAAIQRQVASAIDVIIHLGRLRDKSRKVLEITEVLGFENDMVQTHTLFEFREEGDENGKVQGRLVKAEELVHCGKLLAAGYQA; encoded by the coding sequence ATGAATTTGATTGGGCAAATGTATGACAGAGTACTCGAGCAGATGGATATGAGCCGGGAGATGGAGGAGGACGAGCTGCAGGAGCTGATTCATTTGGTCCTTAATGAGGCGGGCCAGGAAAGATATTTGCCGTTACAGGAGAAGATCAGGCTTAGCAGGGAGTTATTCAATGCATTTAGAAAGTTAGATATCCTTCAGGATCTAATTGAGGACGAAGAAATCACGGAGATTATGATTAATGGCACAGAGAATATATTTTTTGAGAAGGGAGGCAGGCTGTTTCAGTCAGAACGGCATTTTCTGTCACTCTCCAGGCTGGAGGATGTGATTCAGCAGATTGTGTCTGGGACTAACCGGTATGTCAATGAGTCCTCACCTATTGCAGATGCCAGGCTGGAAGATGGATCCCGGGTCAATGTAGTACTGAGGCCAGTGGCGGTAAATGGCCCGATTATGACAATTCGGAAGTTTCCTAAAGAAAAGGTTACAATGGAACAGCTGATTTCATGGGGCAGTGTCAGTGAAGAAGCTGTGGAGTTCTTAAAAATTCTTGTTTGTTCTAAATATAATATCTTTGTAAGCGGGGGAACAGGCTCCGGTAAAACTACATTTCTAAATGCTCTTTCAGATTATATTCCCAAGGATGAAAGGATCATAACAGTGGAGGACAATGCAGAACTGCAGATAAAAGGCGTCCCCAACCTGGTCAGGCTGGAGGCGAGGAATGCGAACCTGGAGGGGGAGGGCGCTGTTTCTATACGGGATTTAATTAAGTCGGCGCTGCGGATGAGGCCGGACAGGATTATTGTGGGTGAGGTCAGGGGGGATGAAACAGTAGATATGATTTCATCAGCAATGCTGAATGGCCACAGTGGGTCCATGTCAACAGGACATGCCAACAATCCGGCAGATATGCTGCACAGGCTGGAGACAATGATGATGATGGGAATCGATATGCCTCTGGCAGCCATCCAAAGGCAGGTAGCGTCTGCAATCGATGTTATCATACATCTGGGGCGTCTGCGCGATAAAAGCAGAAAAGTACTGGAAATTACAGAAGTACTGGGATTTGAAAATGACATGGTACAGACACACACCTTATTTGAATTCAGGGAGGAGGGGGATGAGAATGGAAAAGTACAGGGGAGGCTTGTGAAGGCTGAAGAACTTGTTCATTGTGGGAAGCTGCTGGCAGCAGGATATCAGGCTTGA
- a CDS encoding N-acetylmuramoyl-L-alanine amidase family protein, whose translation MRRKAGILGLLALLICAVIGSQKAGEYLYKNYMGEEGVQTAAGTKNSQVIVIDAGHGGSDPGKVGVNQALEKDINLDIANKVKTLLKKQGFTVIMTRTDEGGLGGSKAEDMKARVTLINKEKPSLAISIHQNSYGGESIHGAQVFYYSHSKVGESAAKTMQEALLAADPENTRQAKANDTYYMLKKTEVPVIIVECGFLSNPAEAGKLVTEEYQDILAEAITNGVINCVSGKEQ comes from the coding sequence TTGCGCCGTAAAGCGGGAATACTGGGACTTCTCGCATTGCTCATATGTGCAGTAATAGGAAGCCAGAAAGCAGGAGAATATCTTTATAAAAATTACATGGGAGAAGAAGGGGTACAGACTGCGGCGGGGACAAAGAATAGCCAGGTAATCGTAATCGATGCGGGCCATGGAGGGTCAGATCCTGGGAAGGTAGGTGTAAACCAGGCGTTGGAAAAGGATATTAACCTGGATATTGCAAACAAAGTTAAAACACTTCTCAAAAAGCAGGGATTTACGGTCATTATGACACGCACAGATGAAGGGGGACTGGGAGGATCCAAAGCAGAGGATATGAAAGCCAGAGTGACGTTGATTAATAAAGAGAAGCCATCTCTGGCTATCAGTATACATCAGAATAGTTACGGAGGGGAGAGTATCCATGGGGCGCAAGTCTTTTATTATTCCCATTCTAAGGTTGGTGAAAGTGCCGCAAAAACTATGCAGGAGGCACTTTTGGCCGCTGATCCCGAAAATACACGGCAGGCTAAGGCAAATGATACATATTATATGCTTAAAAAGACGGAGGTGCCTGTCATTATTGTAGAATGTGGTTTTTTAAGTAACCCTGCCGAGGCCGGGAAACTGGTGACAGAAGAGTATCAGGATATATTGGCCGAGGCTATTACAAATGGAGTAATAAATTGTGTTTCAGGAAAAGAGCAGTGA
- a CDS encoding Flp1 family type IVb pilin, which produces MRTRLFQIKAILKDDSGLSVVEMILILVVIIALVLIFKTQLISLVNSIFEKITSESAGI; this is translated from the coding sequence ATTAGAACAAGGCTTTTCCAAATCAAAGCAATATTAAAGGATGATTCAGGGTTGTCAGTAGTAGAAATGATTTTAATATTGGTAGTCATCATAGCACTGGTTCTTATATTTAAGACACAGCTTATCAGTCTGGTAAACTCTATATTTGAAAAGATTACCAGTGAAAGCGCTGGTATTTAG
- a CDS encoding type II secretion system F family protein, whose translation MIFGGYLFYGTWTAGILLMPLTGFYLYIWQQEQCRRKEQEFRGQFKESIRALAAALNVGYSVENALREAAVEMRALYKKDSRIRREYDRMIYQMDMNRTAEQVMGDFAERVEQEDVIGFTAVFTAAKRTGGDSIQIIRNAVKDISEKMEVENEIDTLLSAKKLEFRIMCVIPMGIILYMKLAFPEFMQVLYGNLFGGAVMSMCLGIYLAAWRIGKAIVEIEV comes from the coding sequence ATGATTTTTGGAGGATATTTATTCTATGGGACATGGACAGCAGGAATCCTGTTGATGCCCCTGACAGGATTCTACCTGTATATCTGGCAGCAGGAACAATGCAGGCGTAAGGAACAGGAGTTTCGGGGGCAGTTCAAAGAAAGTATACGGGCATTGGCAGCAGCCCTGAATGTAGGGTATTCCGTGGAGAATGCCCTTAGAGAGGCGGCTGTGGAGATGAGGGCCCTTTATAAGAAAGACAGCCGGATCCGCAGGGAGTATGACCGGATGATATACCAGATGGATATGAATAGGACAGCAGAACAGGTTATGGGAGATTTTGCAGAGCGGGTGGAGCAGGAAGATGTTATAGGCTTCACAGCCGTATTTACTGCGGCAAAGAGAACCGGAGGGGACAGCATCCAGATTATTAGGAATGCGGTGAAAGATATCAGTGAAAAAATGGAAGTGGAGAACGAGATAGATACACTCCTCTCAGCTAAGAAATTAGAGTTCAGGATTATGTGTGTAATACCCATGGGGATAATCTTATATATGAAACTGGCCTTTCCTGAATTTATGCAGGTTTTGTATGGGAATTTGTTTGGAGGGGCAGTGATGAGCATGTGCCTGGGAATATATCTTGCCGCATGGCGGATTGGGAAGGCAATTGTGGAGATTGAGGTATAG
- a CDS encoding DUF5702 domain-containing protein, whose product MQRIYWKRGEITVFLSFIFVLFISFIAAMLESTVLQTAKNQKRLDTDRAVYSAFGEYEKQLLEKYELLAIDGSYGSGTFREENILDHMHYYGTVGIDHHIQGIQYLSDRKGTAFKEQVLAYMEDTYGIAAVRELAGMSGIWEEQELQGEEAQQEDMEVNTELQKILEEGEGILPEEDNPLPHVEELKSRGLLSLVLPDEYEVSGRRVAAGEQPSMRSLRTGRGSFYFRQGLNGLEEKLLFREYLLKKFGNAIETRGEDQSLSYEIEYMLGGKEDDYGNLEAVAGKLLAIRFGINYLYLLTDSVRKAEAEALALTLSTLAALPGAAEIVKQALLAAWAFGESIVDVRALMAGKRTVLVKDSASWQLSLSSLLTLGTGGDIQDGMDAEGGVSYKDYLRILLFLQDEDTLTMRALDRVEQNMKMESGRSAFAVDNCIVKVRVQSEALIRDGLTYSFPTYFGYEF is encoded by the coding sequence GTGCAGAGAATTTATTGGAAGAGAGGAGAAATCACAGTCTTTTTAAGCTTTATATTCGTACTTTTTATTTCGTTTATTGCGGCAATGTTAGAAAGTACAGTGCTCCAGACAGCAAAAAACCAGAAAAGACTTGATACGGACCGGGCGGTATATTCTGCATTTGGAGAATACGAGAAGCAGCTTTTAGAAAAGTATGAGCTTCTTGCTATTGATGGGAGCTATGGGTCAGGGACATTCAGGGAGGAGAATATTCTGGATCATATGCATTATTATGGGACAGTGGGCATAGACCACCATATACAGGGGATTCAGTACCTATCAGATAGAAAGGGCACAGCTTTTAAAGAACAAGTATTGGCATATATGGAGGATACATATGGAATAGCGGCAGTCCGTGAACTTGCAGGCATGTCAGGAATATGGGAGGAGCAGGAATTACAGGGAGAAGAAGCCCAACAGGAAGATATGGAGGTAAACACTGAGCTGCAAAAAATACTTGAGGAGGGGGAGGGCATACTTCCAGAAGAGGACAACCCTCTCCCACATGTAGAGGAGTTAAAAAGCCGCGGCCTGTTAAGCCTGGTACTTCCCGATGAGTATGAAGTATCAGGCAGGAGGGTCGCGGCAGGGGAGCAGCCTTCAATGAGGAGTTTAAGGACGGGCAGGGGAAGTTTTTATTTCCGTCAGGGATTGAATGGACTGGAAGAGAAACTTTTGTTTAGGGAGTACCTTCTTAAAAAATTTGGGAATGCCATAGAAACAAGGGGGGAAGATCAAAGCCTGTCCTATGAGATTGAGTACATGCTAGGGGGAAAGGAAGATGACTATGGGAATTTGGAGGCAGTAGCAGGAAAACTGTTGGCAATCCGATTTGGCATTAATTATTTGTATTTACTGACAGATTCAGTGCGTAAGGCAGAGGCGGAAGCGCTGGCGCTGACTCTATCTACACTGGCCGCGCTCCCCGGAGCGGCAGAGATTGTAAAGCAGGCTCTTCTGGCAGCATGGGCATTTGGAGAAAGTATTGTGGATGTCAGGGCGCTGATGGCGGGAAAGAGGACTGTGTTGGTGAAGGACAGCGCCAGTTGGCAGCTCTCTCTTTCCTCTCTTCTGACTTTGGGCACAGGAGGCGACATACAGGATGGTATGGATGCCGAAGGGGGTGTGTCCTATAAGGACTATTTGAGAATTTTATTATTTCTGCAGGACGAGGACACACTGACAATGCGGGCGCTGGACCGGGTTGAACAAAATATGAAAATGGAATCGGGAAGGTCAGCATTTGCTGTTGATAACTGTATTGTTAAGGTCAGAGTACAGAGTGAAGCGCTCATACGTGATGGACTTACCTACAGTTTTCCCACATATTTTGGATATGAGTTTTAA
- a CDS encoding P-loop NTPase family protein has translation MYPKSFVICDVEQEYARNLMQAFKEHRELGFQIHLFQRMEDAQEFSREKQVHILLAGEDYETSQRQLVRAREKYVLVKGGSAELLDDEKAVYKYQASDKILSAILREAQEGEGLGAGSGAHGGKLIGIYSPIRRIGKTKFALDLGKETAKKEPVLYLNLEEYSGGSHYFPGQQGDNLGDLLYFIRQEKGNLGLRISAMAGQIKGLDYIAPIPVMQDLWSVEETQWLGLFEEIFANCLYRTIILDLGDSIRGLYRILRECQTVYTLYMDDPLSMAKLAQYTENLRQTGYEDVLEHTVQKKIQLEAGGCP, from the coding sequence TTGTACCCAAAAAGCTTTGTAATTTGCGATGTGGAGCAGGAGTATGCCAGAAATCTTATGCAGGCTTTTAAAGAGCACAGAGAGCTGGGGTTTCAGATACATCTGTTTCAAAGGATGGAGGATGCGCAGGAATTTTCGAGAGAAAAGCAGGTTCATATTCTGTTGGCAGGGGAGGATTATGAGACAAGCCAGAGACAGTTAGTCAGGGCCAGAGAAAAATATGTGCTTGTGAAAGGGGGCAGTGCAGAATTATTAGATGATGAGAAGGCTGTGTACAAATACCAGGCCTCGGACAAGATACTGTCAGCAATTCTGAGAGAGGCACAGGAGGGGGAGGGCCTGGGAGCAGGTTCAGGGGCGCATGGAGGAAAGCTGATCGGGATTTATTCCCCTATCCGCAGGATTGGCAAGACCAAGTTTGCGCTGGATTTGGGAAAAGAGACAGCCAAGAAGGAACCTGTCCTGTATTTAAACCTGGAGGAATATTCAGGGGGCAGCCACTATTTTCCAGGACAGCAAGGCGATAATCTGGGAGACCTGCTCTACTTTATCCGCCAGGAAAAAGGGAACCTGGGACTACGTATCAGCGCTATGGCGGGACAGATAAAAGGACTGGATTATATTGCCCCTATACCTGTTATGCAGGATCTTTGGTCTGTGGAGGAGACACAATGGCTGGGACTGTTTGAGGAGATATTTGCAAATTGTCTTTACAGGACGATTATTTTGGATCTGGGAGATAGTATCCGGGGCCTGTACCGCATTTTAAGGGAATGTCAGACAGTCTATACTTTGTATATGGACGATCCTCTGTCTATGGCAAAGCTGGCACAGTATACAGAAAACCTGAGGCAGACAGGGTATGAGGATGTTTTGGAACATACTGTACAGAAGAAGATACAGTTGGAAGCAGGTGGATGTCCATGA
- the upp gene encoding uracil phosphoribosyltransferase: protein MSEVRIMDHPLIQHKISYIRNEAVGTKEFREVVGEIASLMCYEATRDLKLQDVKIKTPICETIGKELTGKKLAVVPILRAGLGMVDGMLKLIPSAKVGHIGLYRDPETYEPKEYYCKLPADCDSREVFVVDPMLATGGSCSAAIQMLKDKGVRHIRFMCIIAAPEGVERMQREHPDVDIYIGSLDECLNDHKYIVPGLGDAGDRIFGTK, encoded by the coding sequence ATGTCAGAAGTACGAATTATGGATCACCCGTTGATTCAGCACAAAATCAGTTATATCCGCAATGAAGCCGTGGGAACAAAGGAGTTCAGAGAAGTGGTGGGCGAGATTGCCAGCCTGATGTGTTATGAAGCTACACGGGATTTGAAGCTGCAGGATGTGAAGATTAAGACGCCAATCTGTGAGACAATCGGCAAGGAACTGACAGGTAAAAAACTTGCAGTTGTGCCTATTTTAAGGGCTGGACTGGGAATGGTTGACGGCATGCTGAAGCTGATACCAAGTGCCAAGGTGGGCCATATAGGATTATACAGAGATCCAGAAACGTACGAGCCTAAAGAGTATTATTGCAAACTGCCTGCTGACTGTGACAGCAGGGAAGTATTTGTTGTAGACCCAATGTTGGCAACAGGCGGTTCCTGTTCGGCTGCCATCCAGATGCTCAAGGACAAGGGGGTCAGGCATATTCGTTTTATGTGCATTATTGCAGCGCCGGAGGGCGTTGAGAGGATGCAGCGGGAGCATCCAGATGTAGATATTTATATAGGATCTTTGGACGAGTGCTTAAACGACCATAAGTATATTGTACCCGGATTGGGGGATGCGGGGGACCGTATTTTTGGGACAAAATAA
- a CDS encoding type II secretion system F family protein, protein MDSLRAPDKNNEGKSILRRGDYGSGSEDIDLEVELDGREGEMTVALGEKRYKKEEMPQVFEEAAASLEELILGENKSLDEVRHNLDLPDQIPGTGIEVAWEVGDYDILNLLGEIKTENLKEEGTLLELRALLTYGEEEAVHTFYVNVLPPKLTKWEKKLEKLKAAVQEQESKTGEEDWLTLPDEVDGNKVTWKYPKDSRAGGLFILGIVAAVGVYALDKQKKKQRKEDRKKQMTADYPQIISQFALFLGAGMTARAAWFKVVEEYGRQKGRKGRREAYEEMAYTMHEIQQGVSESQCYEKFGMRCGLASYRKFGSMLSQNLRKGTKGMADLLKKEAADAFEDRKNRARKLGEEAGTKLLGPMFMMLAVVIVIIVIPAFFTIQI, encoded by the coding sequence ATGGACAGCTTGCGTGCGCCAGATAAAAATAATGAGGGCAAAAGTATACTGAGAAGGGGAGATTATGGATCTGGCAGTGAAGATATAGACTTGGAAGTGGAGCTGGATGGCCGGGAAGGAGAGATGACTGTAGCCTTAGGGGAGAAGCGATATAAGAAGGAGGAGATGCCGCAGGTCTTTGAGGAGGCAGCCGCTTCTCTTGAAGAGCTTATATTAGGAGAGAATAAAAGTCTGGATGAAGTCAGGCATAACCTGGACCTGCCAGATCAGATTCCCGGCACGGGTATAGAAGTAGCCTGGGAAGTAGGGGATTATGACATTCTTAATCTGTTAGGCGAGATTAAGACAGAGAACTTAAAAGAGGAGGGTACCCTTTTAGAGCTTAGGGCGCTACTTACATATGGAGAAGAAGAGGCAGTACATACCTTTTATGTGAACGTCCTTCCGCCTAAACTGACTAAGTGGGAGAAAAAGCTCGAAAAGCTTAAGGCCGCAGTACAGGAGCAGGAAAGTAAGACGGGAGAGGAGGACTGGCTTACTTTACCTGATGAGGTAGATGGAAATAAAGTTACCTGGAAGTATCCAAAGGACTCACGTGCTGGGGGACTATTTATTCTGGGCATTGTTGCCGCAGTAGGCGTATATGCACTGGATAAGCAAAAGAAAAAACAGAGAAAGGAGGACAGGAAAAAACAGATGACAGCCGATTATCCCCAGATTATCAGCCAGTTTGCCCTCTTTCTTGGAGCTGGAATGACTGCAAGGGCCGCATGGTTCAAGGTGGTGGAGGAGTATGGGAGGCAAAAAGGGCGAAAGGGACGGCGCGAAGCATATGAGGAAATGGCATATACTATGCATGAGATACAGCAAGGGGTGTCAGAGAGCCAGTGCTATGAGAAATTTGGTATGAGATGCGGCCTGGCATCCTACCGCAAATTTGGTTCCATGTTGTCTCAAAACCTGCGCAAGGGAACTAAGGGAATGGCGGACTTATTGAAAAAGGAGGCCGCAGATGCATTTGAGGATAGAAAGAACAGGGCCAGAAAACTGGGCGAAGAGGCAGGCACAAAACTGTTGGGACCTATGTTTATGATGTTGGCAGTGGTAATTGTAATCATTGTCATACCAGCATTTTTTACTATACAAATATAA
- a CDS encoding deoxycytidylate deaminase, whose protein sequence is MSGKREDYLSWDEYFMGVAMLSGMRSKDPGTQVGCCIVSTDNKILSMGYNGFPIGCSDDEFPWAREGDDPLETKYVYSTHSELNAILNYNGTSLAGAKLYVSLFPCNECAKAIIQAGIKEVIYDCDKYADTPSVIASKRMMDAAGVRYHQYHRTNREIRIQL, encoded by the coding sequence ATGTCAGGTAAAAGGGAGGACTATCTTTCATGGGATGAGTATTTTATGGGGGTGGCCATGCTGTCAGGCATGCGTTCAAAGGATCCCGGAACACAGGTAGGATGCTGTATTGTGAGCACGGATAATAAAATACTATCTATGGGTTATAATGGATTTCCAATTGGCTGTTCGGATGATGAATTTCCCTGGGCCAGAGAAGGGGATGATCCATTAGAGACTAAGTATGTATATTCTACCCACAGTGAATTGAATGCAATACTCAACTATAATGGGACAAGCCTGGCTGGCGCGAAGCTGTATGTCTCTCTTTTCCCCTGCAATGAGTGTGCAAAGGCGATTATACAGGCAGGCATCAAGGAGGTCATCTATGACTGTGACAAATATGCAGATACTCCCTCTGTCATAGCGTCCAAAAGGATGATGGATGCAGCAGGCGTGCGGTACCATCAGTATCACAGGACAAACCGGGAAATAAGGATACAGCTTTAA